In Desulfovibrionales bacterium, the genomic window TTTCGCATTCTAAAGCCTTGGCCAGGATGCGTGCCACTGAGGTCTTCCCGACACCACGGGCCCCCGCAAAGAGGTAGGCATGGGCCACCCGTCCCTGCCGGATGGCATTTTGCAGGGCCTGTACCACATGACTCTGACCCATGACTTCAGAAAAATTTTGCGGCCGCCACTTTCTGGCCAGGACGAGGTAGGCCATTTTCTTTGATCCCCGTTTCGGAAACGCTCCGGTATCAGCGTTCAGACCCTCTGTAGGCAGACTGATCGCTGAACGCTGATAGCCAATAGCTAAAATTAATGATAGCCAGGCGCCCCTGCGGCACACGAAAGTTCTCGCTGCCGTTGCTTCCTTCCGGACCTGGCGGGGTTCGCAAGTTTCCGTTGCGCAGGACCCGGCTATCAAATTGTTTAGTGTTCATCCGGAAACTACCGTTTCCGGCTTCACGCTTTCAGCCATCAGCTATTAGCTGTCAGCGAAAAAACAAGACAACCGACATCTGATAGCTGACTGCTGGTTGCTATTTAAAAATGGCGGAGAGAGTGGGATTTGAACCCACGGTCCCGCTTTTGGCGGAACACACGATTTCCAGTCGTGCTCCTTCGGCCGCTCGGACATCTCTCCACGGATTACCTACATACATACAAAACACTAAGCTATTTAGATAGGCCTAAGCCTAATACTACGATAAACTGCGTCACTGGTCATTAGTCATTGATTAACTATAGAAAATTCTTAGTTATTAGTATCTCTTGCCAGTGACTAATGACTATTGACTAATGACGTTACTATATTTTTTTGGCGGAGAGGGTGGGATTCGAACCCACGTAGGAGTGATTAGCCCCTAAGTCGATTTCGAGTCGACCCCGTTACGGCCACTTCGGTACCTCTCCCCCGATCGCTTATGCCGGAAAAAGGCCTGCATTATGGACTGGGCTTCACCAGCCAGAATACCTGAAATGACCTCGATGCGATGGTTTAGCCTGTGGTCTTGAGCCAGATTATACAGCGAACCGAACACCCCTCCCTTAGGATCATACGCACCAAAGACCAATTTCTTGACCCGGGCCTGCAAGATAGCGCCGGCACACATCAAACAAGGCTCGATAGTGACGTAAAGAGTTGTTCCCGGTAATCTGTAGTTAACATGGGTCGCCGCCTGGCGGAGAGCCAGTATCTCCGCATGGGCCGTGGGATCACTCAGTGCGATGACCTGGTTGTAGCCCACCCCTAAAATCTGGTCATCTTCTCCCACAAGAACCGCCCCCACCGGAACCTCCCCTGTAGTTTGGGCCTGGCCGGCGGCCTCGAGGGCCTTACGCATAAAGCTTTCGTGATACCCCGGGCTTTCCTCTTCTTTTAACATTTCAAACAGCAATTTTGATTCTATAAAGGCTCTTGCAAAACTCCATTTTTTGTCATTTCCGCAACGCTTTTGATCGGGAATCTGGTTTTATTCAAGTAAAAACAATATCCCTGATAGAATCATTCGGGGATGACAGACAATTTTGCAAGAGGCTCTGTTAAAGTTAGAATCCTTATATTACCGAGTGAGGCCGACTTGTCAAGGTGAATCAGAAAAGCACTCTTATACCTAATCTAGGCGGCAGTATAACTGATTGACTTTGCTTGCGCAACTGTGGTAACCATTAACAAATGGGCACATAGTCCATTAGCGGGAGGACGCTATGCCTGGATTTTTGGAAGAAAAAGAAAAACTTACTAAGGATCGGGTTAAAGAAATTATTATAAATAAGGAATACTCATATCTTGAGGAGAAGGTCTCTCTGGAGGGCATAGAAGGCGACAACTTGATATTTAAGATATCCCTCCTGCTTGACTATAAGAAGCAAATGATATTCATTGAAGAAAAAGATAAGATCGTTATCCCGTATAAAGAATTCAAGGTAGAAAACTGGGGGGAAGGAATTCGTAAGATTGAGGATATTGCCTGAGGTCCTCAGCCCCCAATTTGCGACATCTGACGGCGGCACTGATGTATTAAACGGCCATATCCCGCATGCTCAAGGGGTTTTTGTTTAACCGCTTTTAGTATTAATCCTGCCAATTCTGCATCCTGCATACCAGAGCGTAGATATTTTTTTACATCCAGTTCGTCATCTGAAAAAAGGCACATCCTCAGTTGTCCATCCGGTGTGATACGCATCCTGTTACAGAAAGCACAAAAAC contains:
- the tadA gene encoding tRNA adenosine(34) deaminase TadA produces the protein MRKALEAAGQAQTTGEVPVGAVLVGEDDQILGVGYNQVIALSDPTAHAEILALRQAATHVNYRLPGTTLYVTIEPCLMCAGAILQARVKKLVFGAYDPKGGVFGSLYNLAQDHRLNHRIEVISGILAGEAQSIMQAFFRHKRSGERYRSGRNGVDSKST